Proteins encoded in a region of the Paenibacillus sp. W2I17 genome:
- a CDS encoding DUF2569 domain-containing protein, with translation MEPHIQEQKTDYRPLGVSGLGGWLILVQIGLFLTLIFLALQLVMYCLPMLTTETWELLTSKQSEYYHPLWGPVVIFETVYNALFLVFSIYTIIALYSRKSIFPRLMIIFYSVSLAVSIIDYLLLLQIPMARELEDGNSLRDIGKSVLTCAIWIPYFIKSERVHNTFVR, from the coding sequence GTGGAACCACATATTCAAGAGCAAAAGACAGACTACCGTCCACTAGGCGTATCGGGCTTAGGTGGTTGGCTGATTCTCGTCCAGATTGGATTATTTCTTACGTTGATTTTCCTGGCGCTCCAATTGGTTATGTATTGTTTGCCCATGCTTACAACAGAGACTTGGGAGTTGCTAACTTCGAAGCAATCTGAATATTATCACCCGCTATGGGGACCGGTCGTTATTTTTGAAACGGTATATAACGCACTGTTTTTAGTGTTTAGCATATATACTATCATTGCTTTGTATAGTAGAAAATCGATCTTTCCTCGTCTTATGATCATATTTTATAGTGTCAGTCTAGCCGTTAGTATCATTGATTATCTATTGTTGCTTCAGATTCCGATGGCGAGAGAACTTGAGGATGGAAACTCGTTAAGAGATATTGGCAAGTCGGTACTTACTTGTGCCATCTGGATTCCTTACTTTATCAAATCCGAGCGAGTTCATAACACATTTGTAAGATAA
- a CDS encoding DUF2785 domain-containing protein has translation MELKDKLLLIKENDYQAPSDIFPLVQEMIHNIGSLDAQLRDELIYTTLSNWIPGHALTVYELEQILPVVLDENHLHFRLGETNSDAVFTRSFSMLVISVFLSRHRESPFLLKEHIHQIKENVFYNVQKERDYRGHDEVKGWAHAIAHAADVLDDLAQCSELDETDLLTILDLVYQKITVTDRVYSDGEDERMVKSIISVLNRRILSETYIKQWIQRFGDVEKDAEFLPSFRQKNNIKNFLKSLYFRIKFHQLDADLGPTIEHTLYKVEPVYYS, from the coding sequence ATGGAATTAAAAGATAAGTTGTTATTAATAAAAGAGAATGACTACCAAGCACCTTCAGATATATTTCCATTAGTACAAGAAATGATACATAACATCGGTTCTTTGGATGCCCAGCTACGTGATGAATTAATTTACACAACCTTGTCGAACTGGATTCCTGGTCATGCTCTGACTGTGTACGAACTAGAGCAAATCTTACCCGTAGTCTTGGATGAAAACCATTTGCATTTTAGACTTGGAGAAACAAATTCAGACGCTGTATTCACTCGATCTTTCTCTATGTTGGTTATATCAGTCTTTTTATCCAGGCATAGAGAATCACCATTTCTCTTAAAAGAACACATTCATCAGATAAAAGAGAACGTATTCTACAATGTACAAAAAGAGCGTGATTACCGTGGACATGACGAAGTAAAAGGCTGGGCTCATGCCATAGCACACGCAGCAGATGTTTTGGATGATTTAGCTCAATGTAGCGAACTAGATGAGACCGATCTCTTAACTATCCTCGACTTAGTTTATCAAAAGATAACCGTCACAGATCGCGTGTACTCCGATGGGGAAGATGAAAGAATGGTGAAATCCATCATTAGTGTCTTAAATAGAAGGATACTTAGTGAGACTTACATAAAGCAATGGATTCAACGTTTTGGTGATGTAGAGAAAGATGCAGAATTTCTTCCCTCGTTTAGGCAAAAGAATAACATAAAAAACTTTCTAAAGAGTCTATACTTCAGGATTAAATTTCACCAATTGGATGCTGATCTCGGTCCAACTATTGAGCACACATTATATAAAGTAGAACCCGTATATTACTCATGA
- a CDS encoding DUF4304 domain-containing protein, giving the protein MQELFKKIIKTDVKPVFAKHGYSKKNLNFYKADGNLAYKFNIQRAKYNTSRQVQFYVNCGVHSTELAELHSVGLNGDILEFTSHFTCRIREIAPSAPAHYTLTPDIDPDALSKELVSHLEEGMSFLHSLTGARDIVHYYMDKTALHLSEVTFRFLLKAGDTEEAKHYLQQLHAKYGAEKRWTILEKKYAAVFAEYGL; this is encoded by the coding sequence ATGCAGGAACTTTTTAAGAAGATCATCAAAACAGACGTCAAACCCGTATTTGCCAAACACGGCTATTCGAAGAAAAATCTGAATTTCTACAAAGCGGATGGAAACCTCGCATATAAGTTCAACATTCAAAGAGCAAAGTATAACACCAGTAGACAAGTCCAGTTTTATGTTAATTGTGGTGTTCATTCCACCGAACTTGCGGAGTTGCATTCCGTTGGATTGAATGGAGACATATTGGAGTTCACATCTCATTTTACCTGCCGAATCAGAGAAATAGCCCCTTCCGCTCCGGCCCACTATACCTTAACGCCTGATATCGATCCAGACGCTTTATCGAAAGAACTGGTGTCACATTTGGAAGAGGGTATGTCATTCTTACACTCGCTAACAGGGGCCAGAGATATAGTCCATTATTATATGGACAAGACAGCGCTACATTTAAGCGAAGTAACCTTCCGTTTCCTGCTAAAAGCCGGCGATACGGAAGAAGCCAAGCATTATTTACAGCAACTGCACGCCAAATACGGAGCCGAAAAGCGCTGGACGATATTAGAAAAGAAATATGCAGCCGTTTTTGCCGAGTACGGATTATAA